One window of the Rosa rugosa chromosome 3, drRosRugo1.1, whole genome shotgun sequence genome contains the following:
- the LOC133737893 gene encoding putative UPF0481 protein At3g02645, translating to MGELQPKNLKHKLEEVCPLSPQCCIYRVPKRLRDVNEKAYTPQVVSIGPLHHGREGLEAMEDHKIRYVKDFLERTKVSMEECLKTLKKWETKIRACYAVKIEYNETELVEMVLVDSIFSFELLLRFSYPTLQEEKVDRLFGKPRMLRDITYDMLLLENQIPFFILEYLYSLALASNTIPLQHNMVLSMSELTHRFLHNRVYIRPFEEMKEKINHEGTKHFVDFVLTCHRPLELPQKKRLKTLTIPSATELYQSGVKFENVNDKNIFDIKFENGVLKIPHLRIRGSTEIFFRNLIAYEQCELHDHYINDYVFIIDRLVDSSKDVDLLVKSGILESKLPDSEAAASYINSLDLGPEDPRRSLEGG from the coding sequence ATGGGAGAGCTACAGCCAAAAAATCTGAAACATAAGTTGGAAGAGGTGTGTCCCCTTTCCCCCCAGTGTTGTATCTACAGGGTTCCAAAGAGACTACGTGATGTGAATGAGAAGGCATACACACCTCAGGTGGTCTCAATAGGCCCGCTTCACCATGGTAGAGAAGGCCTAGAAGCCATGGAAGATCACAAAATACGGTATGTGAAGGACTTTCTGGAAAGGACCAAGGTAAGCATGGAGGAATGTTTGAAAACCTTGAAAAAGTGGGAAACAAAAATCCGTGCTTGTTATGCAGTAAAAATTGAATACAATGAAACTGAGCTTGTGGAAATGGTTCTTGTAGATTCCATTTTCTCCTTTGAGCTCCTGCTGAGGTTTTCTTACCCAACACTGCAAGAGGAAAAGGTTGACCGTTTATTCGGAAAACCACGGATGCTAAGGGACATAACATATGACATGTTATTGCTTGAAAATCAGATCCCATTCTTCATTCTTGAGTATCTTTATTCCTTAGCCCTTGCCAGTAATACCATTCCTCTGCAACATAATATGGTGCTTTCTATGTCTGAGCTTACCCACCGGTTCTTGCATAATAGGGTATACATAAGGCCATTTGAAGAAATGAAGGAGAAAATCAACCATGAAGGAACAAAacattttgttgattttgtccTCACATGTCATCGACCTTTAGAGCTTCCCCAGAAGAAGAGACTCAAGACTTTAACCATACCAAGTGCAACAGAATTATACCAGTCCGGAGTTAAATTTGAGAATGTCAATGACAAAAACATATTTGACATAAAATTTGAGAATGGGGTCCTGAAAATTCCACACTTGAGAATCAGAGGGTCAACAGAAATTTTCTTTCGGAATCTCATTGCCTACGAGCAGTGTGAGCTCCATGATCACTACATCAACGATTATGTGTTCATCATTGACCGCCTGGTTGACAGTTCCAAGGATGTGGACTTGCTTGTTAAGAGTGGAATCCTTGAATCTAAGCTACCGGATAGTGAAGCAGCGGCAAGTTATATCAACTCCCTTGACTTGGGGCCTGAGGATCCTAGAAGGAGCCTAgagggggggtga